Proteins found in one Lysinibacillus fusiformis genomic segment:
- a CDS encoding glycerol-3-phosphate dehydrogenase/oxidase: MFSFEQRPKILYYLEHYSFDVLVIGGGITGAGIALDAASRGLSVALIDMQDFSAGTSSRSTKLIHGGLRYLKQFDVGVVVEVGREREIVYDNAVHVTTPEKMLLPLYKKGSLGPFTTSMALKVYDRLAGVKKHERRTMLNAQETLALEPLLNQDGLVGGGYYVEYRTDDARLTIEVLKKAAEYGALCLNYAEMAEFIYDKKKLVGIKVKDHVTGNILDVHAAQIVNATGPWVDDVRQKDKVADNKQLRLTKGVHIVLKQKDFPLKQAVYFDIVDGRMAFAIPRDGKTYVGTTDTVFEGNPVHPVATQQDVDYLIEAAKKVFPTATITRETIESSWAGVRPLIYEKGKDPSEISRKDEIWTAPSGLMTIAGGKLTGYRQMAETIVDKIVKARRYKHASACLTRELALSGAKGINAINFPDYIAYKAREGVQYGLNYDEAKQLVQKYGTNVDALFDRVKFLHEHGSTMPLALHAMLLYGIEAEMIYTPSDFFIRRTGLLYFDIEAVKLYKQQVIQVMQQRLNYTEEQKNRYIAELEQAIIDATNFVKEGE; the protein is encoded by the coding sequence ATGTTTTCATTTGAGCAGCGACCAAAAATTTTATATTATCTAGAGCACTATAGCTTTGACGTATTAGTCATTGGTGGTGGTATTACAGGTGCAGGAATTGCATTAGATGCCGCATCAAGAGGCCTTTCTGTCGCATTAATTGATATGCAGGATTTTTCAGCTGGTACGTCGAGCCGATCAACCAAACTGATTCACGGTGGCCTGCGGTATTTAAAGCAATTTGACGTAGGAGTTGTAGTGGAAGTTGGGCGAGAGCGTGAAATCGTTTATGATAATGCGGTACATGTGACAACGCCTGAAAAAATGCTATTACCTTTATATAAAAAGGGTTCGCTTGGTCCATTCACAACATCTATGGCACTAAAGGTCTATGATCGCTTGGCGGGTGTCAAAAAACATGAACGTAGAACGATGTTAAACGCCCAAGAAACCCTAGCATTAGAGCCTTTGCTTAATCAAGATGGATTGGTTGGTGGCGGCTACTATGTAGAATACCGTACAGATGATGCCCGTCTGACAATTGAAGTATTAAAAAAGGCTGCAGAATATGGAGCACTTTGCCTCAATTATGCAGAAATGGCGGAATTTATCTACGACAAGAAAAAGCTTGTTGGCATTAAAGTGAAGGATCATGTAACGGGTAACATACTCGATGTCCATGCCGCACAAATTGTAAATGCGACAGGCCCTTGGGTTGATGACGTACGACAAAAAGATAAAGTAGCAGATAACAAGCAATTACGTCTGACAAAGGGCGTTCATATTGTCCTCAAACAGAAGGATTTTCCACTAAAGCAAGCTGTTTATTTTGATATTGTCGATGGACGCATGGCCTTTGCTATTCCTCGAGATGGCAAAACCTATGTAGGGACGACGGATACTGTTTTTGAGGGTAATCCTGTACATCCAGTGGCAACACAGCAAGATGTGGATTATTTAATTGAGGCAGCTAAAAAGGTCTTTCCAACAGCTACTATTACAAGAGAAACAATTGAATCCTCCTGGGCAGGCGTACGACCACTAATTTATGAAAAAGGCAAGGACCCATCTGAAATTTCAAGAAAAGATGAAATTTGGACAGCGCCCAGTGGTTTAATGACGATTGCTGGTGGCAAGCTCACAGGCTATCGCCAAATGGCTGAAACGATTGTCGATAAAATTGTGAAGGCACGTCGTTACAAGCATGCGAGTGCCTGTTTAACTCGTGAGCTAGCACTTTCTGGCGCAAAAGGAATCAACGCTATTAATTTCCCTGATTATATTGCCTATAAAGCACGAGAAGGTGTACAATACGGCTTAAATTATGATGAAGCCAAACAGCTTGTACAAAAGTATGGCACGAATGTAGATGCCTTATTTGATCGTGTGAAATTTTTACATGAACATGGCAGTACAATGCCTCTTGCCCTACATGCTATGCTACTGTATGGCATAGAAGCCGAAATGATCTATACACCTAGCGACTTCTTTATTCGTCGTACGGGCTTATTATACTTTGATATTGAAGCAGTAAAGCTTTATAAGCAGCAAGTGATTCAGGTGATGCAACAACGCTTGAATTATACAGAGGAACAAAAAAACAGGTATATTGCTGAATTAGAGCAAGCCATTATCGATGCAACAAATTTTGTGAAAGAAGGGGAGTAA
- the miaA gene encoding tRNA (adenosine(37)-N6)-dimethylallyltransferase MiaA, whose protein sequence is MIEIKLQQAEVIAIVGPTASGKTALSIELAKKYNGEVINGDSMQIYKGLDIGTAKITEEEMEGIPHHLLSFLEPTASFSVADYQKLVRAKIAEIQSRQKLPIIVGGSGLYVQAVLYDFQFTDEKVDERARKAYYEELAKLGPKAMHDKLKQLDPQAAETIHPNNTRRVIRALEMLELSGVSKAAEAQNRGEVPLYKHVILGLGQNMSREVLYDRINRRVDLMMENGLLEEVKGLWQQNIRGVQSIQAIGYKELYDYLDGKCTLEAAIDSLKQNSRRYAKRQLTYFRNKMDIHFITADDRL, encoded by the coding sequence ATGATAGAAATTAAATTACAGCAGGCAGAGGTCATAGCGATTGTGGGACCGACTGCCTCTGGTAAAACGGCTTTAAGCATTGAATTGGCAAAGAAATATAACGGTGAAGTCATTAATGGTGACTCTATGCAAATATATAAAGGGCTCGATATCGGGACAGCTAAAATTACGGAAGAAGAGATGGAGGGCATTCCTCATCATTTACTAAGTTTTTTAGAGCCGACAGCATCTTTTTCAGTGGCAGACTATCAAAAATTGGTACGCGCAAAGATTGCGGAAATTCAATCTCGTCAAAAATTACCTATTATAGTAGGAGGCTCAGGCTTATATGTACAAGCTGTCCTCTATGATTTCCAATTTACTGATGAAAAAGTAGATGAGCGAGCACGTAAAGCCTACTATGAGGAATTAGCAAAGCTTGGCCCTAAGGCAATGCATGACAAATTAAAACAACTAGACCCTCAAGCAGCGGAGACAATTCATCCAAATAATACACGACGTGTTATTCGTGCATTAGAAATGCTGGAATTAAGCGGTGTCTCGAAAGCAGCCGAAGCACAAAATCGAGGGGAAGTACCCCTTTATAAGCATGTTATTTTGGGACTAGGTCAAAATATGTCTCGTGAGGTGCTTTATGACCGCATTAACCGTCGTGTTGATTTGATGATGGAAAATGGCCTTTTGGAAGAGGTAAAGGGATTATGGCAGCAAAATATCCGAGGTGTGCAGTCTATACAAGCCATTGGGTATAAGGAATTATATGATTATTTGGATGGCAAATGTACCCTAGAAGCAGCCATTGATAGCTTAAAACAAAATTCCCGTCGCTATGCAAAAAGACAGCTTACTTATTTCCGCAATAAAATGGATATCCATTTTATTACGGCAGATGACCGATTATAA
- the glpK gene encoding glycerol kinase GlpK gives MGEFILAIDQGTTSSRAILFNKKGEIVHVAQKEFQQIFPKAGWVEHNANEIWGSILSVIAAVLTESGHEASEVHAIGITNQRETTVVWDKHTGQPIYNAIVWQSRQTQDIVNALKEQGHEERFQQKTGLRLDAYFSATKIKWILDNVDGAREKANNGDLLFGTIDSWIVWRLSKGKAHVTDYSNAARTLLYNIHELRWDEELCQLLDIPMSMLPEVRNSSEIYTETAPSIFFGEKIPIAGIAGDQQAALFGQTCFTKGMAKNTYGTGCFMLLNTGRQAVTSENGLLTTIAWGIDGTVTYALEGSVFVAGSAIQWLRDGLRMIRTAEDSETYARKVDNTDGVYVVPAFVGLGTPYWDTDARGAIFGLTRGTSKEHFIRATLESLAYQTKDVLDAMEEAAGTPIEVLRVDGGAVKNQFLMQFQSDVLQLQVELAKLNESTALGAAYLAGLATRFWPNQEALSTLWVSGQTYQPHMDEVQATALYTGWQKAVEATRIFKS, from the coding sequence ATGGGCGAATTTATTTTAGCGATTGATCAAGGAACGACAAGTTCAAGAGCCATTTTATTTAATAAAAAAGGTGAAATTGTTCATGTCGCACAAAAGGAATTTCAACAAATTTTTCCAAAGGCTGGCTGGGTAGAGCATAATGCAAATGAAATATGGGGCTCTATTTTGTCCGTTATTGCAGCCGTATTGACCGAAAGTGGGCATGAAGCAAGTGAGGTTCATGCGATCGGTATTACCAATCAGCGCGAAACGACCGTTGTGTGGGATAAACACACAGGTCAGCCGATTTACAATGCGATTGTCTGGCAATCACGCCAAACACAGGACATTGTGAATGCCTTAAAAGAACAGGGGCATGAAGAACGTTTTCAGCAAAAGACAGGGCTACGCCTAGATGCTTATTTTTCAGCGACAAAAATTAAATGGATCTTAGATAATGTGGATGGCGCCCGTGAAAAGGCTAACAATGGAGATTTATTATTCGGCACGATTGATTCCTGGATAGTTTGGCGATTATCAAAGGGAAAGGCTCATGTGACCGATTACTCAAACGCAGCTCGAACTTTGCTCTACAATATTCACGAATTGCGGTGGGATGAGGAGCTTTGCCAGCTTTTAGATATTCCGATGTCCATGCTCCCTGAAGTAAGGAATTCATCAGAAATATACACAGAAACGGCTCCAAGTATATTCTTTGGAGAAAAAATCCCGATTGCTGGTATTGCGGGTGATCAGCAAGCCGCGCTCTTTGGTCAAACTTGCTTTACCAAAGGAATGGCGAAAAACACGTATGGCACAGGCTGCTTTATGCTATTAAATACTGGACGGCAGGCAGTGACATCTGAAAATGGTTTATTGACGACCATTGCTTGGGGAATAGATGGGACGGTGACCTATGCATTGGAAGGTAGTGTTTTTGTAGCAGGGTCAGCTATCCAATGGCTTCGTGATGGACTACGGATGATTCGTACAGCTGAGGATTCTGAAACCTATGCTAGAAAAGTAGACAATACGGATGGCGTCTATGTTGTCCCCGCCTTTGTTGGGCTCGGTACACCTTACTGGGATACTGATGCTCGTGGCGCCATTTTCGGCTTAACACGAGGAACATCAAAAGAACATTTTATTCGCGCAACACTTGAATCATTAGCCTATCAGACGAAAGATGTACTGGATGCAATGGAGGAAGCAGCGGGTACTCCGATTGAAGTACTCCGTGTAGATGGTGGAGCTGTCAAAAATCAATTTTTAATGCAGTTCCAAAGTGATGTTTTACAGCTACAAGTTGAACTAGCAAAATTGAATGAGTCGACAGCACTCGGTGCAGCCTATTTAGCGGGGCTCGCGACACGCTTTTGGCCAAACCAAGAGGCTTTATCCACATTATGGGTGAGTGGGCAAACCTACCAACCTCACATGGATGAAGTGCAAGCCACAGCTCTGTACACAGGCTGGCAGAAGGCTGTAGAGGCAACACGAATTTTTAAATCATAG
- a CDS encoding DMT family transporter has protein sequence MSGKLAFVLSMIIFGAVGVFAKFIPLSSSEIAFWMSIIGSCFLLAIFVYKKESFSRITIVQNKWPLMLSSLALCGNWIFLFQAYKETTIANAALSYYFAPVLVICLSPIILKEKLVGRKIVYVGVALIGLFLIVQSQSIDNSGHFIGIVYGLIAACFYTVLTFTNKRIRGLKEPENTIIQLSLAAFFLCLYIVGTTGFQVMQISFGFVLVLIVLGIVHAGVGFFLFFLGMSQLKGQSIAILSYIDPLTSLVISTMIIGEQMTVLQILGAVLLLGSTLLSELEKT, from the coding sequence ATGAGCGGAAAATTAGCATTTGTATTGTCCATGATTATTTTTGGCGCTGTCGGTGTTTTTGCGAAGTTTATTCCTTTATCCTCAAGTGAAATTGCCTTTTGGATGAGTATCATTGGCTCTTGTTTTTTGTTGGCCATATTTGTTTATAAAAAGGAAAGCTTTTCGAGGATCACGATTGTCCAAAATAAATGGCCGTTAATGCTTTCAAGTTTAGCATTATGCGGTAATTGGATATTTTTATTTCAGGCTTATAAGGAAACGACCATTGCTAATGCAGCACTAAGTTATTATTTTGCGCCAGTACTAGTCATCTGTTTATCTCCTATTATTTTAAAAGAGAAGTTAGTAGGGAGAAAAATAGTGTATGTTGGTGTAGCATTAATAGGTCTATTTTTGATTGTCCAAAGTCAAAGCATAGACAACAGTGGTCACTTTATTGGTATTGTCTATGGTTTGATCGCAGCATGCTTTTACACGGTACTAACCTTTACAAATAAACGTATTCGTGGTTTAAAAGAGCCCGAAAATACAATTATCCAACTCTCTTTAGCTGCATTTTTCCTCTGTCTCTATATTGTAGGGACTACGGGTTTCCAAGTGATGCAAATTAGTTTTGGGTTCGTTCTAGTATTAATTGTACTTGGTATTGTGCATGCAGGTGTGGGGTTCTTTTTGTTCTTTTTAGGTATGTCTCAGCTAAAAGGTCAAAGTATAGCCATTCTTAGCTATATTGATCCACTGACATCATTAGTAATCTCAACAATGATTATTGGTGAACAAATGACAGTCCTACAAATACTAGGGGCTGTTCTTCTATTAGGCTCAACATTACTAAGTGAATTGGAAAAGACATAA
- the mutS gene encoding DNA mismatch repair protein MutS, protein MTTYTPMMQQYLQVKEDYKDAFLFFRLGDFYEMFFEDAINASQILEITLTSRDAGAKERIPMCGVPHHSAKNYIETLVQKGYKVAVCEQTEDPKQAKGVVKREVVRLITPGTIMEGKALDGKSNHFIGAAEQLDATTFGYAYLDLSTGEAVASSIEGDGKALLMQMQAYGIRELIVTDSLQLLLAEHAVNAGIVLSIEVNEMSMDKAASYLEAVPQPLQIACLRLLAYIDQTQMRSLSHIQAFTFNEIKDYLRIDSSSKRNLELIQSIRGGDQKGTLLWLLDDTVTAMGGRKLKQWLHQPLATRSAIEARLAIVTDLLEEYFIRTELQASLKQVYDLERLAGRVAFGNVGGRDLAQLRDSLRQVPAIQQQLMGSNKETLQQLGVELDTCTDVEELLAKAITDNPPITIKEGDVIRDGYNERLDELRYAARNGKDWIAQLEQEERVKTGIKNLKIGYNRIFGYYIEITKSNIHLADLTRYERKQTLANAERYITQELKEKEALILNAEEESLTLEYNLFVEIRDALKAYIPRVQALAASISELDVLLSFASVSEKYRFTKPEFHGGRALEIIEGRHPVVEKMLNKQMYVPNDCVLEEQNNMMLITGPNMSGKSTYMRQVALIVVMAQMGCYVPAEKAKLPITDQIFTRIGAADDLAAGQSTFMVEMLESQHAIMHATKNSLMLFDEIGRGTSTYDGMSLAQSMMEYIHDKIGANTLFSTHYHELTALEKDLPRLQNVHVSATEKNGTVVFLHKVKKGAADKSYGIHVAQLAQLPEEILARARVLLENFEAGKEVVAETQVIAEQPVQMSLFAEAEPLSPAEAEVLKKLEKVNILGTSPMQAMNILYELQQELVNAKK, encoded by the coding sequence ATGACAACTTATACACCAATGATGCAACAGTATCTACAGGTAAAGGAAGATTACAAAGATGCCTTTTTATTTTTTAGATTAGGTGACTTTTATGAAATGTTTTTTGAGGATGCTATCAATGCCTCACAAATTTTAGAGATTACATTAACAAGCCGAGATGCAGGCGCAAAAGAGCGAATACCAATGTGCGGTGTGCCGCATCATTCGGCTAAAAATTATATTGAAACACTTGTGCAAAAAGGCTATAAAGTGGCCGTTTGTGAACAAACAGAAGATCCAAAGCAAGCAAAAGGTGTGGTCAAACGTGAAGTGGTTCGGCTTATCACACCAGGAACAATTATGGAAGGGAAGGCACTTGATGGTAAATCCAATCATTTTATTGGCGCGGCAGAGCAACTAGATGCCACAACATTTGGCTACGCTTATTTAGATTTATCAACAGGTGAAGCAGTGGCGTCGTCTATTGAAGGCGATGGGAAAGCATTATTAATGCAAATGCAGGCTTATGGTATTCGAGAGCTTATTGTAACGGATAGTTTGCAGCTATTGTTAGCAGAGCATGCCGTCAATGCTGGTATCGTGCTTTCGATTGAAGTGAATGAAATGTCTATGGACAAAGCAGCAAGCTATTTAGAAGCTGTACCACAACCGTTACAAATTGCGTGTCTTCGCTTGTTAGCTTATATCGATCAAACGCAAATGCGATCTTTATCACATATTCAAGCATTTACGTTTAATGAAATCAAAGATTATTTACGCATTGATTCTAGCTCTAAGCGAAATTTAGAGCTTATTCAATCGATTCGTGGTGGAGATCAAAAAGGGACACTTTTATGGCTATTAGATGACACCGTGACAGCGATGGGTGGGCGAAAATTAAAACAATGGCTACACCAGCCGCTTGCCACACGTTCAGCTATAGAAGCTAGACTAGCGATTGTTACGGATTTATTGGAAGAATATTTTATACGAACAGAGCTCCAAGCATCCTTAAAACAAGTATATGATTTAGAGCGGTTGGCTGGTCGTGTTGCTTTTGGCAATGTGGGTGGACGAGATTTAGCCCAGCTGCGTGATTCTTTACGCCAAGTACCGGCTATTCAGCAACAGTTGATGGGGTCAAATAAAGAAACATTACAGCAATTAGGTGTGGAACTTGATACATGTACAGATGTCGAGGAACTGTTAGCAAAAGCGATTACAGATAATCCACCTATTACCATTAAAGAAGGGGATGTCATCCGTGATGGCTATAATGAACGCTTAGACGAACTGCGCTATGCTGCTCGTAATGGTAAGGATTGGATTGCCCAGCTTGAACAAGAAGAGCGTGTGAAAACGGGGATTAAAAATTTAAAAATAGGCTATAATCGCATTTTTGGTTACTACATTGAAATTACAAAATCAAATATTCATTTAGCGGATTTAACACGCTATGAGCGCAAACAAACGCTGGCGAATGCGGAGCGCTATATTACACAGGAACTAAAAGAAAAAGAAGCATTGATTTTAAATGCTGAAGAAGAAAGCTTAACATTAGAGTACAACCTGTTTGTGGAAATTCGTGATGCATTAAAAGCTTATATTCCACGTGTCCAAGCACTGGCAGCAAGCATTAGTGAGCTAGATGTTTTACTAAGCTTTGCGAGCGTCTCAGAAAAATACCGTTTTACGAAACCAGAATTTCATGGTGGACGTGCCCTAGAAATTATTGAAGGACGCCATCCTGTAGTTGAAAAAATGCTGAATAAGCAAATGTATGTGCCAAACGATTGTGTGCTAGAAGAGCAGAACAATATGATGCTTATTACAGGGCCGAATATGTCTGGTAAAAGTACTTATATGCGTCAAGTAGCATTAATTGTTGTCATGGCGCAAATGGGCTGCTATGTACCTGCTGAAAAAGCAAAATTGCCTATTACCGATCAAATTTTTACTCGAATTGGAGCGGCCGATGATTTAGCAGCAGGGCAATCTACATTTATGGTGGAGATGCTTGAATCGCAACATGCTATTATGCATGCAACGAAAAATAGCTTGATGCTATTTGATGAAATTGGACGTGGAACATCAACCTATGATGGTATGAGTTTGGCACAATCGATGATGGAGTATATTCATGACAAAATTGGAGCAAATACGTTATTTTCTACGCACTATCATGAATTGACAGCACTTGAAAAGGATTTGCCACGCTTACAAAATGTGCATGTTTCGGCCACTGAAAAAAATGGTACGGTCGTTTTCCTGCATAAGGTGAAAAAAGGCGCGGCTGATAAATCCTATGGTATCCATGTGGCACAACTTGCTCAATTACCAGAAGAAATTTTAGCTAGAGCACGTGTATTACTTGAGAACTTTGAGGCAGGGAAAGAGGTAGTTGCCGAAACACAGGTGATAGCTGAACAACCAGTGCAGATGTCTTTATTTGCAGAAGCAGAGCCGCTTTCACCAGCCGAGGCAGAGGTGCTAAAGAAATTAGAAAAGGTAAATATTTTAGGTACATCACCAATGCAGGCGATGAATATTTTATATGAGCTACAGCAAGAGCTAGTGAACGCTAAAAAATAA
- a CDS encoding alpha/beta fold hydrolase — MERYIQMSDEHFVFTRTLEPSTPCIGHIHILHGMAEHSGRYLTFAKTLNAAGYVVTMHDHRGHGETAAYNGTLGFFAEENGFERVVKDAHEVITQLHALYADVPLILFGHSMGSFITRRYIQLYGEQVDNVILCGTGNVTALHAVGNILAKALAKGLGKETESKLLNQLSFGSFNKQFPNPKTAYDWLCSVQQEVQKYIDDPYCGFIPTNQFFVDLTTGFATLNRKKELARVRKDLPILLISGSKDPVGEQGLGVYTVAEQLAAVGIEDVTVYLFEDKRHEILNEDNQEAVFQVLIRWLEKYDRN; from the coding sequence ATGGAGCGTTATATTCAAATGTCGGATGAACATTTTGTCTTCACTCGAACATTGGAGCCTTCAACGCCATGTATTGGACATATTCACATTTTGCATGGCATGGCAGAGCACAGTGGGCGCTATTTAACATTTGCGAAAACACTCAACGCAGCAGGCTATGTCGTGACGATGCACGATCATCGTGGACATGGTGAAACGGCAGCTTATAATGGAACATTAGGCTTCTTTGCTGAAGAAAACGGCTTTGAGCGTGTTGTAAAAGATGCTCATGAGGTGATCACACAATTACATGCATTGTACGCTGATGTACCATTAATTCTTTTTGGTCATAGTATGGGGTCTTTCATTACTAGACGCTATATTCAACTATACGGAGAGCAAGTAGACAATGTTATTCTCTGTGGTACTGGAAATGTGACAGCCTTACATGCTGTTGGAAATATTTTAGCTAAGGCATTAGCAAAGGGGCTAGGGAAAGAAACTGAAAGTAAGCTGTTAAATCAACTGAGTTTTGGTAGCTTTAATAAACAATTTCCGAATCCAAAGACTGCCTATGACTGGTTATGTTCAGTTCAACAAGAGGTGCAAAAGTATATAGACGATCCCTATTGTGGCTTTATTCCAACGAATCAATTTTTTGTAGATTTAACAACGGGCTTTGCAACACTAAATCGTAAAAAAGAATTAGCAAGAGTAAGAAAAGATCTTCCTATTCTCTTGATAAGTGGCAGTAAAGATCCCGTCGGTGAACAGGGGCTAGGCGTTTACACAGTTGCTGAACAGTTAGCAGCGGTGGGCATAGAGGATGTAACGGTTTATTTATTCGAGGATAAACGACATGAAATTTTAAATGAAGACAATCAAGAAGCAGTCTTTCAAGTTTTAATACGGTGGTTAGAAAAATATGATAGAAATTAA
- the hfq gene encoding RNA chaperone Hfq, which produces MKSINLQDTFLNQLRKNSVFVTVFLLNGFQLKGTVKSYDNFTVLLLDADNKQHLIYKHAISTFVPAKQIEFLETEV; this is translated from the coding sequence ATGAAATCAATCAACTTGCAAGATACGTTCTTGAACCAACTACGAAAAAACAGTGTTTTTGTAACTGTATTTCTGTTAAACGGATTTCAGTTAAAAGGGACTGTGAAATCATATGATAATTTTACAGTTTTACTGCTGGATGCTGACAATAAGCAGCACCTAATCTACAAGCACGCCATTTCTACATTCGTTCCAGCAAAACAAATAGAATTTTTAGAGACAGAAGTATAA
- the mutL gene encoding DNA mismatch repair endonuclease MutL translates to MGNIQIMDEWLSNKIAAGEVVERPASVVKELVENAIDAGSTSIDVFLLEAGLTSIQVIDNGSGMDEEDAVISFSRHATSKIHQEHDLFRIRTLGFRGEALASIASVSKMTLITSNGESGTHLELEGGHILTHKPGPLRKGTDLTVSQLFFNTPARLKYMKTIQTELGHTIDLMNRLALGNPQIAFRLLHNGQQLLQTNGRGDVQQVLAAIYGVHNAKKMVSFQGESYDYRISGFVTLPEVTRASKNYMSLFVNGRWVKHYLVQKAIVDAYHTYLPIERFPIVVLYIEGDPYLTDVNVHPAKHQIRLSKEPELLKLIEETIREKIRNIIRVPQMEKKEKIVKPVTEQLNIWKPAPKINVEKMNAIVEKLYDVQTIQENNREQIVEPMPISTVQEESWQPTPQMDAETVDEVTIVAHSEVLEEAPTKEPFPELEVVGQIHGTYIVAQMEDGFYLIDQHAAQERIKYEFFREKVGQVNPHERQALLLPLTFHYAADEALILREHKHELEAVGVFLEEFGQSSFVVREHPSWFPQGEEQEIIEDLIEQVLTTKKADIKKLREAAAIMMSCKKSIKANHYLTKEQMEILLRDLRNADNPFTCPHGRPVLIHFTSYEVEKMFKRVM, encoded by the coding sequence GTGGGAAACATACAAATTATGGACGAATGGCTATCCAATAAAATCGCAGCAGGAGAGGTAGTAGAAAGACCAGCTTCTGTTGTCAAAGAGCTAGTGGAAAATGCTATTGATGCTGGAAGTACGTCCATTGATGTTTTTTTACTAGAAGCGGGTCTCACTTCCATTCAAGTAATAGATAATGGTAGCGGTATGGATGAAGAGGATGCAGTAATATCATTCTCTCGTCATGCTACTAGTAAAATTCATCAAGAACATGATTTATTCCGTATTCGAACACTTGGCTTCCGTGGCGAGGCTTTAGCATCTATCGCCTCTGTTTCCAAAATGACATTGATTACATCAAATGGTGAATCTGGTACTCATTTAGAGCTTGAAGGTGGACATATCCTCACTCATAAGCCTGGTCCGTTGCGCAAAGGGACTGATTTAACAGTATCACAGCTATTCTTTAATACACCCGCCCGCTTAAAATATATGAAAACCATTCAAACCGAACTTGGGCATACAATAGACCTGATGAATCGCCTCGCACTTGGTAACCCACAAATTGCATTTAGATTACTGCATAATGGTCAACAATTACTGCAAACAAATGGTCGAGGAGATGTACAACAAGTACTTGCTGCTATTTATGGTGTACATAATGCCAAGAAAATGGTGTCATTTCAAGGCGAGTCATATGATTATCGAATTTCTGGCTTTGTAACCTTACCAGAGGTAACACGTGCTTCTAAAAATTATATGTCCCTATTTGTCAATGGTCGCTGGGTCAAGCATTATTTAGTACAAAAGGCTATTGTCGATGCCTATCATACGTATTTACCTATTGAGCGTTTTCCAATAGTTGTTCTTTATATAGAGGGTGATCCCTACTTAACAGATGTGAATGTGCATCCTGCAAAACATCAAATTCGTTTAAGTAAAGAGCCTGAGCTTTTGAAGTTAATAGAAGAAACCATTCGTGAAAAGATACGCAACATTATTCGAGTCCCACAAATGGAGAAGAAAGAAAAAATCGTTAAACCAGTTACGGAGCAATTAAATATTTGGAAGCCTGCCCCTAAGATTAATGTGGAGAAAATGAATGCCATCGTAGAAAAACTTTATGATGTCCAAACCATTCAAGAAAACAATCGTGAACAGATAGTGGAGCCTATGCCTATTTCTACTGTTCAGGAGGAAAGTTGGCAGCCAACACCACAAATGGACGCTGAAACAGTTGATGAAGTAACGATCGTTGCACATTCGGAAGTATTGGAAGAGGCACCTACGAAGGAACCTTTTCCTGAACTAGAAGTAGTAGGGCAAATCCATGGCACATACATTGTCGCGCAAATGGAGGATGGTTTTTACTTAATTGATCAGCATGCCGCACAGGAACGCATTAAATACGAATTTTTCCGTGAAAAAGTCGGTCAAGTCAATCCTCATGAACGTCAGGCATTATTGTTGCCACTAACATTCCATTATGCAGCTGATGAGGCACTGATATTAAGAGAGCACAAGCATGAGTTAGAAGCTGTAGGCGTATTCTTAGAGGAATTTGGACAGTCATCTTTCGTTGTGCGTGAGCATCCGAGCTGGTTCCCACAAGGGGAGGAACAGGAAATCATAGAGGATTTAATTGAACAGGTGCTGACAACTAAAAAGGCTGATATCAAAAAACTACGTGAGGCAGCAGCGATTATGATGAGCTGTAAGAAATCGATCAAAGCCAATCATTATTTAACAAAAGAACAAATGGAAATATTGCTACGAGATTTACGCAATGCAGATAATCCATTTACATGCCCACACGGACGTCCAGTGCTTATCCATTTTACATCATATGAAGTGGAAAAAATGTTCAAACGGGTTATGTAA
- a CDS encoding rhodanese-like domain-containing protein has product MKTMETTQLLDLLDANEDLYIIDVREEDEVAHGMIPGAQHIALGTIPERLEELDVEKPYIIVCKAGARSANACAYLEAQGFDVTNLEGGMLAYDGELEFK; this is encoded by the coding sequence ATGAAAACAATGGAAACAACACAATTATTAGATCTTTTAGATGCAAATGAGGACCTATATATTATTGATGTTCGTGAAGAAGATGAAGTAGCACACGGCATGATTCCAGGCGCTCAGCATATTGCACTTGGAACAATCCCTGAACGTTTAGAGGAATTAGATGTAGAAAAGCCATATATTATTGTGTGTAAGGCTGGTGCTCGTTCTGCCAACGCCTGTGCTTACTTAGAGGCACAAGGATTTGATGTAACAAACCTTGAAGGCGGCATGCTGGCTTATGATGGAGAATTAGAATTTAAATAA